In Lacrimispora indolis DSM 755, a genomic segment contains:
- a CDS encoding DNA polymerase Y family protein — MAPEPLIFHIDVNSAFLSWESVRRLAEDSGALDLRTIPSAVGGDASLRHGIVLAKSTPAKAYGIITGEPISHALRKCPALTVVPARFDVYLEKSGELMELLSDYTPDIEKFSIDEAFLDMTSTIHLFGPPLEVANQIRERIWRELGFTVNIGIAPNKLLAKMASDFKKPNLCHTLFAHEIPSKMWPLPIRELFFVGHSAQKKLEGIGIHTIGELAACNVSHLKRLLGAKYALLIHDYACGIDSSPVAEREPLNKGYGNSTTLSHDVDDLEVARQVLLSLSETVGARLRADHVLSDCVCVEIKDWNFQTKSHQVTLNNPTDSTTVIYESACKLLEELWDRTPLRLIGVRTTKISEEGFCQLSLFESEQARKMKEMEKAVDHIRSKFGTDSVKRASFLKKDAIVDHTSGRGKSGIK, encoded by the coding sequence ATGGCACCGGAACCTTTAATTTTCCACATAGATGTAAATTCAGCATTTTTAAGCTGGGAATCTGTCAGACGGCTGGCAGAGGATTCAGGCGCCCTTGATCTTCGCACCATTCCATCGGCAGTAGGCGGCGACGCTTCCTTAAGGCACGGAATCGTTCTGGCAAAGTCCACGCCGGCAAAAGCATACGGGATCATCACCGGAGAACCCATCAGCCATGCCCTGCGCAAATGCCCGGCTCTGACCGTTGTACCGGCCCGGTTTGACGTTTACCTTGAAAAGTCCGGTGAGCTTATGGAGCTTTTATCTGATTACACTCCTGACATTGAAAAATTCAGCATTGACGAAGCCTTTCTTGATATGACCTCCACCATCCATCTCTTCGGGCCCCCCTTAGAGGTGGCAAACCAGATACGGGAAAGGATATGGCGTGAACTGGGCTTTACGGTAAACATCGGCATAGCTCCCAACAAGCTTTTGGCAAAGATGGCCTCGGACTTTAAAAAACCCAATCTCTGCCACACCTTATTTGCCCATGAAATTCCTTCCAAAATGTGGCCTCTTCCTATCCGGGAACTGTTTTTTGTGGGCCATTCCGCCCAGAAAAAGCTGGAAGGCATCGGCATACACACCATAGGAGAACTGGCGGCCTGCAACGTAAGCCATTTAAAGCGCCTTCTGGGGGCAAAATACGCGCTTTTGATCCATGACTATGCCTGCGGCATTGACTCCTCCCCTGTTGCAGAGAGGGAGCCATTAAACAAGGGCTACGGAAACAGCACCACCCTTTCCCATGATGTGGACGACCTTGAAGTAGCCCGCCAGGTCCTCTTATCTTTAAGCGAAACCGTGGGCGCCCGCCTCCGGGCAGACCATGTCTTGTCCGACTGCGTCTGCGTGGAGATTAAGGACTGGAATTTTCAAACCAAGTCCCATCAGGTGACCTTAAACAATCCCACGGACTCCACCACAGTTATTTACGAAAGCGCCTGCAAGCTGCTTGAGGAGCTATGGGACCGCACCCCCTTACGCTTAATCGGCGTACGCACCACCAAGATTTCAGAGGAAGGCTTTTGCCAGCTCAGTCTTTTTGAATCGGAACAGGCCCGCAAAATGAAAGAAATGGAAAAAGCCGTGGATCATATCCGCAGCAAATTCGGCACCGACAGCGTGAAAAGGGCCAGCTTTTTAAAAAAGGATGCCATTGTGGACCATACATCCGGCAGGGGAAAGTCCGGCATAAAATAA
- a CDS encoding YitT family protein codes for MMTIRQEYSPKEMGLDLLCDLAGAFLFNIGIYNFAVNAEFAPVGVSGIALILRYLFGLPMGITSIVLNVPIVLVSYRLLGRRFLLRSMKSMVIFALVLDYVVPYLPVYQGNPLYASACTGIFSGLGLTIVYLRNCSTGGTDFLVMAIRKLLPHLTIGQISLVVDAIVIIAGGFVFRNLDAVILGLISSIVTTMVIDKIMYGLGAGKLVFVVTSHEEEVAQRIEENTGRGCTFLQGQGSYSRDEKKVVMCACNNSQVVPIRRAIHEIDKEAFIIITDSNEVYGEGFKAMGGQL; via the coding sequence ATGATGACAATCAGACAGGAATATTCGCCAAAGGAGATGGGACTTGATCTCCTGTGCGATCTGGCGGGAGCATTTTTATTTAATATTGGAATCTATAATTTTGCGGTAAACGCGGAGTTCGCACCCGTAGGAGTATCAGGCATTGCGCTGATTCTGCGCTATTTGTTCGGCCTTCCCATGGGAATTACCAGCATCGTCTTAAACGTTCCCATTGTGCTGGTCAGCTACCGGCTTTTGGGCCGGCGGTTTTTGCTCCGTTCCATGAAGAGCATGGTCATCTTTGCCCTTGTGCTGGATTACGTGGTCCCTTATCTGCCGGTTTACCAGGGAAATCCCCTGTACGCTTCCGCCTGTACCGGGATTTTTTCCGGCCTTGGTCTGACTATCGTCTATTTAAGAAACTGCTCCACAGGAGGAACAGACTTTCTGGTCATGGCCATCCGAAAACTGCTCCCTCACCTGACCATCGGACAAATATCCCTTGTGGTAGATGCCATCGTGATCATTGCCGGAGGTTTTGTGTTCCGCAACCTGGATGCTGTCATCCTGGGCCTGATATCTTCCATAGTGACCACCATGGTGATCGACAAGATCATGTACGGACTTGGCGCCGGAAAGCTGGTCTTTGTGGTCACCTCCCATGAGGAAGAGGTGGCTCAGAGAATTGAGGAAAATACCGGCCGGGGCTGTACGTTTCTGCAGGGACAGGGCTCCTATTCCCGGGATGAAAAGAAGGTGGTCATGTGCGCCTGCAACAACAGCCAGGTGGTGCCCATCCGCCGTGCTATCCATGAGATTGATAAGGAAGCATTCATCATTATCACAGATTCCAACGAGGTATACGGAGAAGGGTTTAAGGCCATGGGAGGACAGCTTTAG
- a CDS encoding RluA family pseudouridine synthase: MKMTMTYPITQIKEKVTVKQYLLNLGYSQSLIRQLRNTENGIMVGGESVYTTRILKPGDSLSVFIREDESSENIVPTPMAIQIEYEDEHILVVNKEAGIPIHPSQGNFDHTLANGTAYYFKEKGESFIYRAINRLDRDTTGLLILAKNPLSACILSDMVQKREIRRRYLAVACGKLPLEGTIDAPIARVEGSTIERCVDRINGEEARTHYKRLYYDPVTGHSLVSLCLETGRTHQIRVHLKSIGHPIPGDFLYHPDYGYIKRQALHSFRLDFLHPIKKEPLSFEAPLPEDMQFLGITSTEGLWDNDF, from the coding sequence ATGAAAATGACTATGACTTATCCTATAACCCAAATCAAAGAAAAGGTGACTGTGAAACAGTATCTCCTGAACCTGGGATACTCCCAGAGCCTGATACGGCAGCTTCGGAACACAGAAAACGGAATCATGGTTGGAGGAGAATCCGTATATACCACCCGCATCCTGAAACCGGGTGACTCTTTGTCTGTCTTTATCCGTGAGGATGAAAGCTCTGAAAACATCGTTCCCACTCCCATGGCAATTCAAATTGAATACGAGGACGAACATATCCTGGTTGTCAATAAGGAGGCCGGTATCCCTATCCATCCGTCCCAGGGCAATTTTGACCATACTCTGGCTAACGGAACGGCATATTATTTTAAGGAAAAAGGAGAATCTTTTATTTACCGGGCCATCAACCGTCTGGACCGGGATACAACCGGACTTTTGATTCTGGCTAAAAATCCTTTAAGCGCCTGCATCCTTTCAGATATGGTGCAAAAAAGGGAGATCCGCCGCCGCTACCTGGCTGTTGCCTGTGGAAAGCTCCCCTTGGAAGGCACCATTGACGCTCCCATCGCCCGTGTGGAAGGCTCCACCATTGAACGGTGTGTGGACCGGATAAATGGAGAAGAAGCGCGCACCCATTATAAACGGCTTTATTATGACCCTGTGACCGGACATTCCCTGGTAAGTCTTTGCCTGGAAACCGGCCGCACACATCAGATCCGGGTCCATTTAAAATCCATCGGCCATCCCATTCCCGGAGATTTTCTTTATCATCCCGACTATGGTTACATAAAACGGCAGGCCCTCCACTCCTTCCGGCTGGATTTCCTTCATCCAATCAAAAAGGAGCCCCTTTCCTTTGAGGCACCCCTTCCTGAGGACATGCAGTTCCTTGGAATTACATCCACCGAAGGCCTTTGGGATAATGATTTTTAA
- a CDS encoding RsmB/NOP family class I SAM-dependent RNA methyltransferase yields the protein MIQLPDEFREKMKELLGEGYDSFIESYDKERVQGLRVNPLKISRDKFQKICPFELKKIPWAAEGYYYQAAQRPGKHPFHEAGLYYIQEPSAMAVVELLDPQPGEKILDLCAAPGGKTTHIAGRLQGKGFLLSNEIHPARARILSQNVERMGIGNGVVSNEDSKSLSLRFPGFFDRIVVDAPCSGEGMFRKDEAARLEWTPGHVNACAVRQEELLSNAAVMLKPGGTMVYSTCTFSPEENEQVIESFLLSHPGFSIKDMGERPGLYPGRRSWSKSGLADLEKTFRIWPDKSEGEGHYLAVLKKDGDEISEKKQTVPEYTRDKSVLGGLEEFLKDFLADPAPLLLRKEYILFGDQLYLIPPEMMDFKGMKIIRPGLHMGTVKKNRFEPSHAFAHFLKKEEVNRFIDLPADGEEIIKYLKGETLPEETALYGDNKKGWVLVNAGGYSIGFAKLAGGILKNHYPKGLRWM from the coding sequence ATGATTCAATTACCGGATGAATTCAGGGAAAAAATGAAAGAGCTTTTAGGAGAGGGGTATGATTCTTTCATAGAAAGCTATGACAAGGAACGGGTTCAGGGGCTGCGGGTAAATCCCTTAAAGATTTCCCGGGATAAATTTCAAAAGATATGCCCTTTTGAATTAAAGAAAATTCCGTGGGCAGCAGAAGGGTATTACTATCAGGCGGCCCAGCGGCCGGGAAAGCATCCATTCCATGAGGCAGGCCTTTATTATATTCAGGAGCCAAGTGCCATGGCCGTTGTGGAACTCCTTGATCCCCAGCCAGGAGAAAAGATCCTTGATTTATGCGCTGCGCCGGGAGGAAAAACCACTCATATTGCAGGGAGGCTTCAGGGAAAAGGCTTTCTTTTAAGCAATGAGATCCATCCCGCCAGAGCGAGGATTCTTTCCCAGAACGTAGAGCGCATGGGGATCGGAAACGGGGTGGTGTCCAATGAGGATTCCAAAAGCCTGTCCTTGCGCTTTCCCGGTTTTTTTGACCGGATTGTGGTGGACGCGCCCTGTTCCGGCGAGGGGATGTTCCGAAAGGATGAGGCTGCCAGGCTGGAATGGACCCCAGGACATGTAAATGCCTGCGCAGTCCGTCAGGAAGAGCTTCTTTCCAATGCGGCAGTCATGTTAAAGCCGGGAGGAACCATGGTTTATTCCACCTGTACCTTTTCCCCTGAGGAAAATGAACAGGTCATTGAAAGCTTTCTTCTTTCCCATCCCGGCTTTTCCATCAAAGATATGGGAGAGCGCCCCGGCCTTTACCCCGGCCGCCGGTCATGGAGTAAATCCGGTCTGGCGGACTTGGAAAAGACCTTTCGCATCTGGCCTGATAAGTCAGAAGGAGAAGGCCATTACCTGGCGGTATTAAAAAAAGACGGGGATGAGATTTCTGAAAAAAAGCAGACTGTGCCGGAATACACCAGGGACAAATCCGTGTTAGGGGGATTAGAAGAGTTTTTAAAGGATTTCCTGGCAGACCCTGCCCCCTTGCTTCTTAGAAAAGAATATATTCTTTTTGGGGATCAGCTGTATCTGATTCCCCCGGAAATGATGGATTTTAAAGGCATGAAAATCATCCGTCCGGGACTTCATATGGGGACTGTGAAAAAGAACCGGTTTGAGCCGTCCCATGCGTTCGCTCATTTTCTTAAAAAAGAAGAAGTAAACCGTTTCATTGACCTTCCTGCTGACGGAGAGGAAATTATTAAATATCTTAAGGGAGAAACTCTTCCGGAAGAGACCGCCCTTTACGGTGACAATAAAAAAGGCTGGGTGTTAGTCAATGCCGGAGGATATTCCATCGGGTTTGCCAAGCTGGCCGGGGGAATCCTTAAAAATCATTATCCCAAAGGCCTTCGGTGGATGTAA
- a CDS encoding DUF6465 family protein, which produces MENNKSAGKRPVKAAEEKAVGKATAKKAAAAAQVSKVKVQEEKESAAVKKAPVKKSAAPRKTTAKKTEPEVTLFIEYSGKQIAAGEVVEAVKKDYLSKQEGAAVKTIEVYVKPEENTAYYAVNGEGSDQYKIML; this is translated from the coding sequence ATGGAAAACAATAAAAGTGCAGGAAAAAGACCAGTAAAAGCCGCAGAAGAGAAAGCAGTTGGAAAAGCAACAGCTAAGAAAGCAGCGGCAGCAGCCCAGGTGAGTAAAGTGAAGGTACAGGAAGAGAAAGAGAGCGCTGCTGTCAAGAAGGCACCTGTGAAAAAAAGTGCTGCGCCAAGGAAAACAACTGCAAAGAAGACAGAGCCGGAAGTAACCTTATTCATTGAATATTCCGGAAAACAGATTGCTGCAGGAGAAGTGGTGGAAGCGGTTAAAAAGGATTATCTGTCAAAACAGGAAGGTGCTGCAGTAAAAACCATTGAAGTATACGTAAAACCGGAAGAAAATACTGCTTATTATGCTGTGAACGGGGAAGGCTCCGACCAGTATAAGATCATGTTGTAG
- the yedF gene encoding sulfurtransferase-like selenium metabolism protein YedF, giving the protein MEKIVDARGLTCPQPVIKAKEALKNMAEGTLKVLVDNEIAVQNVMKLGKYEGLAPVSEKKGEEEFEILFHVDKKSGDTEETAPEAECIPDARKKGLVAVLSSDQMGGGNEELGRLLMKGFVYALTQLDELPETVLIYNGGAKLSVEGSQSLEDLKTLEAQGVEVLTCGTCLNYYGLTDQLRVGSVTNMYEIVEKMAGARVVVRP; this is encoded by the coding sequence ATGGAAAAGATTGTTGACGCCAGAGGTCTTACATGTCCTCAGCCGGTGATCAAGGCAAAAGAGGCATTAAAGAATATGGCAGAAGGAACTTTAAAGGTTCTTGTGGACAATGAAATTGCAGTCCAGAATGTGATGAAGCTGGGAAAATACGAGGGACTTGCTCCTGTTTCTGAAAAAAAAGGGGAAGAAGAATTTGAGATCCTGTTCCATGTGGACAAAAAATCAGGAGATACGGAAGAGACAGCGCCTGAGGCAGAATGCATTCCCGATGCCAGGAAAAAGGGCCTTGTGGCCGTGCTTTCATCCGATCAGATGGGGGGAGGCAACGAAGAGCTTGGACGACTTCTGATGAAGGGCTTTGTTTACGCTCTTACCCAGCTGGACGAGCTTCCTGAGACAGTTTTGATTTACAACGGCGGAGCTAAATTGTCTGTGGAGGGATCCCAGTCCCTTGAGGATTTAAAGACTCTGGAAGCCCAGGGAGTGGAGGTACTCACTTGCGGGACTTGTCTGAATTACTATGGATTAACGGACCAGCTGAGAGTTGGTTCCGTAACCAATATGTACGAAATTGTGGAAAAAATGGCAGGTGCCCGGGTAGTGGTCAGGCCTTAA
- a CDS encoding helix-turn-helix domain-containing protein, with translation MDNEAVLKKIEEINRSKEWSMYRLSKESGIAQSTLSSLFGRRANISLPKLGRICQAYGIKMSDFFSLLEEEAEDGDPCQKDYEIIEMVQKAATLSNNNRRLLRSMIILMEELERENKRKGER, from the coding sequence ATGGACAACGAGGCGGTACTTAAGAAAATTGAGGAAATCAACAGAAGCAAAGAGTGGTCTATGTACAGGCTGTCAAAAGAAAGCGGGATCGCTCAGTCCACATTGTCCAGTTTGTTTGGCAGGAGGGCCAATATCAGCCTTCCGAAACTTGGCAGGATCTGTCAGGCCTATGGCATTAAAATGTCGGATTTCTTTTCTTTACTGGAGGAGGAGGCGGAAGACGGAGATCCTTGTCAGAAGGATTATGAAATCATTGAGATGGTCCAGAAAGCGGCAACCCTGTCAAATAATAACAGGCGGCTTTTGCGGTCCATGATCATTTTGATGGAAGAACTGGAAAGAGAAAATAAAAGAAAAGGAGAACGGTAA
- a CDS encoding DUF1292 domain-containing protein, with amino-acid sequence MAQDPNLERDDMEPQEEMTVTLTLDDGSELECVVLTIFTAGERDYIALLPMNGPEAEEGEVYLYRYFEKEDGQPNLENIEDDEEYEIVADAFDELLDEAEYDELVGEDEE; translated from the coding sequence ATGGCACAGGATCCTAATTTAGAGCGGGATGATATGGAACCCCAGGAGGAAATGACAGTTACACTGACCCTTGATGACGGATCAGAACTGGAGTGCGTAGTACTTACCATTTTCACAGCAGGAGAAAGAGATTATATTGCACTGCTTCCTATGAACGGCCCTGAGGCAGAAGAAGGAGAAGTTTATCTGTACCGTTATTTTGAGAAAGAGGACGGACAGCCGAATCTTGAAAATATTGAAGATGATGAAGAATATGAGATCGTTGCGGATGCCTTTGATGAATTACTGGACGAAGCGGAATACGACGAGCTGGTAGGCGAAGACGAGGAGTAA
- a CDS encoding cob(I)yrinic acid a,c-diamide adenosyltransferase, with product MKSCIHIYCGDGKGKTTAAIGLAVRACGCGKKVLITRFLKTDHSGEVKALGGLDHITVTPCERSFGFFSKMSPEQKTEAEIYYSQLLETTLNKAATEDFQLLVLDEIMAVCNFGLVEERKVLEFLSSRPEGLEVVLTGRDPSEKLVEMADYVSEIRKVKHPYDRGISARQGIEY from the coding sequence ATGAAGTCCTGTATACACATATACTGCGGAGATGGAAAGGGAAAGACAACGGCGGCCATAGGACTGGCTGTGCGCGCCTGCGGATGCGGGAAAAAGGTGCTTATTACCCGATTCTTGAAGACCGATCATTCCGGTGAAGTAAAGGCATTAGGCGGGCTTGATCATATTACAGTCACACCCTGTGAACGAAGCTTTGGCTTTTTTTCAAAGATGTCCCCTGAACAGAAAACGGAAGCTGAAATCTATTATTCCCAGCTGTTAGAGACGACCTTGAATAAGGCGGCAACAGAGGATTTTCAACTGCTTGTTTTAGATGAGATCATGGCTGTGTGCAATTTCGGTCTTGTGGAAGAAAGGAAGGTTCTGGAGTTTCTTTCTTCGCGCCCGGAAGGGCTTGAGGTGGTACTTACAGGGCGGGATCCGTCGGAAAAGCTTGTAGAAATGGCGGATTATGTGTCGGAAATCAGGAAGGTAAAGCATCCTTACGACAGGGGAATTTCGGCAAGGCAGGGAATTGAATATTAA
- a CDS encoding ATP-dependent helicase, which produces MKEQVIYEGAQKEAVLHNKGPMMVLAGPGSGKTFTITHRICYLIERYGVDPSNILVITFTKAAAREMKERFESLVGGRPSAVSFGTFHAIFFRILKFAYRYDASSIVREEQKIQYIKEAMDKCQVEVEDEAEFVTSILSEISSVKGDMIDLNHYYSKNCSEEIFKQLYLAYEDRLRRANLIDFDDMMVMCYELFVQRKDILEAWQKKYQYILVDEFQDINRVQYEIVRMLAAPENNLFIVGDDDQSIYRFRGAKPEIMLGFEKDYEGAKKVLLNMNFRSTREIVETAGRLIAHNELRFPKKIITKKGPGKPVVTRVWQDPQEETMEIVREIMAYAKAGFEWQDIAVLYRTNLGPRLLIEKLMEYNIPFTMKDSVPNLYDHWIAKNIISYIHVASGELSRANALQILNRPNRYISRDAVETSPVNWESVKSFYQDKGWMVERIEQLEYDLKMIRNMAPVAAVNYIRKAVGYDDYIREYAQYRRMKPEELLEVLDQLQESAAGYPTTEEWFCHMKEYGEELKAQAQSGEGRTKGVALMTMHSAKGLEYRIVYILDANEGVTPHHKAVLPADMEEERRMFYVAMTRPKERLHVNYVRERYSKKQEVSRFVREYLGRD; this is translated from the coding sequence ATGAAAGAACAGGTCATATATGAGGGAGCGCAGAAGGAGGCGGTTCTTCATAACAAAGGGCCTATGATGGTCCTTGCCGGGCCGGGATCAGGAAAGACATTTACCATCACTCACCGGATATGCTATTTGATTGAACGGTACGGAGTGGATCCTTCCAATATTCTTGTTATCACATTCACAAAGGCTGCGGCAAGGGAGATGAAGGAGCGTTTTGAAAGCCTTGTGGGCGGCAGGCCGTCTGCGGTCAGCTTTGGAACCTTTCATGCCATATTTTTCAGGATCTTAAAGTTCGCCTACCGGTACGATGCCAGCAGCATCGTGAGGGAGGAGCAGAAGATTCAGTACATAAAAGAAGCCATGGACAAGTGTCAGGTGGAGGTGGAGGATGAGGCGGAATTTGTGACCTCCATCCTGTCGGAAATCAGCTCCGTAAAGGGAGATATGATCGATTTAAATCATTATTATTCTAAAAACTGCTCTGAGGAGATATTTAAGCAGCTTTATCTTGCGTATGAAGACAGGCTTCGCAGGGCCAATCTCATTGATTTTGATGACATGATGGTGATGTGCTATGAATTGTTCGTCCAAAGAAAGGACATCCTGGAAGCATGGCAGAAAAAGTACCAATATATCCTGGTGGATGAGTTTCAGGATATTAACCGGGTGCAGTATGAGATCGTCCGGATGCTTGCCGCACCGGAAAATAATCTGTTTATCGTAGGGGATGACGACCAGTCCATATACCGTTTCCGGGGAGCAAAGCCGGAAATCATGCTGGGCTTTGAAAAGGATTATGAGGGAGCAAAAAAGGTCCTTTTGAATATGAATTTCCGGAGCACAAGAGAGATCGTGGAGACAGCAGGAAGGCTGATCGCTCATAATGAGCTGCGTTTTCCTAAAAAGATCATCACGAAAAAAGGACCTGGAAAGCCTGTGGTCACAAGAGTCTGGCAGGATCCCCAGGAGGAGACCATGGAAATCGTCAGGGAGATCATGGCTTATGCAAAGGCCGGGTTTGAATGGCAGGATATTGCAGTTCTTTACAGAACGAATTTAGGCCCCAGACTGCTGATCGAAAAGCTTATGGAATATAATATCCCGTTTACCATGAAGGATTCCGTTCCCAATCTATACGACCACTGGATCGCCAAAAACATAATTTCCTATATTCATGTGGCCTCCGGTGAATTATCCAGGGCCAATGCACTCCAGATCCTTAACCGCCCCAACCGTTACATCAGCCGTGATGCGGTTGAAACCAGTCCGGTGAACTGGGAATCGGTGAAATCTTTTTACCAGGATAAGGGCTGGATGGTGGAGCGGATCGAACAGCTGGAATATGATTTAAAAATGATCAGGAACATGGCTCCCGTGGCTGCTGTAAACTATATCAGGAAGGCGGTGGGATATGACGATTATATCCGGGAATATGCCCAGTACCGAAGGATGAAGCCGGAGGAGCTTTTGGAGGTTTTAGACCAGCTTCAGGAAAGTGCAGCCGGTTATCCCACCACGGAGGAATGGTTCTGCCATATGAAGGAATATGGGGAGGAGTTAAAAGCCCAGGCTCAGTCAGGGGAAGGAAGAACCAAGGGAGTCGCCCTTATGACCATGCACAGCGCCAAAGGGCTGGAATACCGGATCGTCTATATTTTAGATGCCAATGAGGGCGTAACGCCTCATCACAAGGCAGTTCTTCCTGCTGATATGGAGGAGGAGAGGCGGATGTTTTACGTGGCAATGACAAGGCCAAAGGAACGTCTTCACGTCAATTATGTGCGGGAGAGATACAGCAAAAAGCAGGAGGTTTCCCGTTTTGTCCGGGAATATTTAGGGCGGGATTGA
- the gltX gene encoding glutamate--tRNA ligase, translating to MSKIRTRYAPSPTGRMHVGNLRTALYAYLIAKHEGGDFLLRIEDTDQERFVEGAVGIIYRTLQETGLNHDEGPDKDGGVGPYVQSERQASGIYLEYAKKLVEKGEAYYCFCTQERLDSLKKTVEGQEIMTYDKHCLHLSKEEVEASLGAGMPYVIRQNNPTEGTTAFHDEIYGDISVDNSELDDMVLIKSDGFPTYNFANVVDDHLMGITHVVRGNEYLSSSPKYNRLYSAFGWEVPVYVHCPLITNEEHKKLSKRSGHSSYEDLIMQGFISEAVVNYVALLGWSPVGNQEIFSLDDLIREFDYHNISKSPAVFDMTKLRWMNGEYMKAMDFDRFYELAEPYLKAVINKNLDLKKIAAMVKTRIEVFPEIADHIDFFEALPEYELSMYTNKKMKTGSETSLSVLQEVVPILEAQEDYSNDALYETLSKYVSEKGYKTGFVMWPIRTAVSGKQMTPAGATEIMEVLGKEESLARIRKGIQLLSNGAQ from the coding sequence ATGAGTAAAATAAGAACAAGATACGCACCAAGCCCTACAGGACGTATGCACGTAGGGAATTTAAGAACCGCATTATATGCTTACCTGATTGCAAAACATGAAGGCGGCGATTTCCTTCTGCGCATCGAAGATACGGATCAGGAACGTTTTGTGGAAGGTGCTGTCGGGATTATTTATAGAACTTTACAAGAGACAGGTCTTAACCATGATGAAGGACCGGACAAGGATGGCGGCGTAGGTCCTTACGTACAAAGTGAGCGCCAGGCCTCCGGAATTTATCTGGAATATGCAAAAAAGCTTGTGGAAAAAGGAGAGGCTTATTACTGCTTCTGCACCCAGGAAAGACTGGATTCCTTAAAAAAAACAGTGGAAGGCCAGGAGATCATGACTTATGACAAGCACTGCCTCCATCTCTCCAAAGAAGAAGTGGAAGCCAGCTTAGGGGCAGGTATGCCTTATGTCATCCGTCAGAACAATCCAACAGAAGGAACCACAGCCTTCCATGACGAAATATATGGAGACATTTCCGTGGACAACTCAGAGCTTGATGATATGGTTCTGATCAAATCCGACGGATTCCCCACTTACAATTTTGCAAATGTGGTGGATGACCATCTTATGGGAATCACTCATGTAGTGAGAGGCAATGAATACTTATCCTCCTCTCCAAAATACAACCGCCTTTACAGCGCCTTTGGCTGGGAGGTCCCTGTATATGTCCACTGCCCCCTGATCACCAACGAAGAGCACAAGAAGCTGAGCAAAAGAAGCGGTCATTCCTCCTATGAGGATCTGATCATGCAGGGCTTTATTTCTGAGGCTGTTGTGAATTATGTGGCTCTTTTAGGCTGGTCCCCTGTAGGCAACCAGGAGATTTTCTCCCTGGATGACCTGATCAGGGAATTTGATTACCACAATATCAGCAAATCCCCGGCTGTTTTCGACATGACAAAACTGCGGTGGATGAACGGTGAATATATGAAGGCCATGGATTTTGACCGTTTCTATGAACTGGCAGAGCCTTATTTGAAGGCAGTGATCAATAAAAATCTGGATTTAAAGAAGATTGCAGCCATGGTCAAGACCAGGATCGAGGTTTTTCCGGAAATTGCAGATCACATTGACTTTTTTGAAGCTCTTCCGGAATACGAGCTTTCCATGTACACCAATAAAAAAATGAAGACAGGCAGCGAGACTTCCCTTTCTGTACTGCAGGAAGTGGTTCCCATTCTGGAAGCCCAGGAGGATTACAGCAATGATGCGCTTTATGAGACGCTTTCAAAGTACGTTTCCGAAAAGGGGTATAAAACCGGTTTTGTCATGTGGCCCATCCGCACTGCGGTTTCAGGAAAGCAGATGACTCCGGCAGGTGCTACTGAGATCATGGAGGTCCTTGGCAAGGAAGAATCCCTGGCGAGAATAAGAAAGGGAATCCAACTTTTAAGCAATGGGGCTCAATAG